From a region of the Synechococcus sp. UW69 genome:
- a CDS encoding YccF domain-containing protein: MISMALNLLWVVLGGLPMALAWWVAALICAITIVGLPWARSCWVMGLFSLWPFGSEAVNRRDLRGRDDLGTGPLGLIGNVIWFLVAGWWLALGHLSSALACFVTIIGIPFGIQHIKLALIALAPVGMTVVKSKGLD, from the coding sequence ATGATTTCTATGGCCCTCAACCTTCTCTGGGTTGTTCTCGGCGGCCTACCCATGGCTCTGGCCTGGTGGGTTGCAGCATTGATCTGCGCCATCACCATCGTGGGGCTGCCGTGGGCACGGTCGTGCTGGGTGATGGGGCTTTTCTCTCTGTGGCCCTTCGGTTCAGAAGCGGTCAACCGCCGTGATCTCAGGGGTAGAGACGACCTGGGAACGGGGCCCCTCGGCCTGATCGGAAACGTGATTTGGTTCCTTGTGGCTGGGTGGTGGTTGGCCCTGGGTCACCTCAGCAGTGCATTGGCCTGCTTTGTCACGATCATCGGCATTCCCTTCGGCATTCAGCACATCAAACTGGCGTTGATTGCTCTGGCCCCCGTCGGCATGACAGTTGTGAAATCCAAGGGCTTGGACTGA
- a CDS encoding SDR family oxidoreductase — protein sequence MLGSFGIIGCGYVGSAVAVHLGRQGHEVVGTTTNPGRLAELCDVVDHPRIYNACDSMADASFLDRLDGVLIAMAPTTSTFEEDQYEKVYGQAVPALVESLRQRQGRRPLHVSYLSSAGVYGDQSGAVCNELTPLDCSNSANALLASAETAVLALNDASTQACVLRLGGIYGPGKDIPSYIRSAAGQSVRKNGNHINAWVHLQDIIRGVDFAFGKRLQGIYNLVDDLQFTRRQLSNALCDDQGLPPVIWDNHDRPGARIFNARVSNARLREIGFQPSISSMLEPVAA from the coding sequence ATGCTCGGCAGTTTCGGAATTATCGGTTGTGGATACGTCGGATCTGCTGTCGCCGTCCATCTAGGACGTCAGGGTCATGAGGTCGTTGGAACCACCACCAACCCCGGACGGTTGGCTGAACTTTGCGATGTGGTCGACCATCCCCGCATCTACAACGCTTGCGACTCCATGGCCGATGCCAGCTTTCTGGATCGTCTTGATGGTGTTCTGATCGCTATGGCCCCAACCACCTCCACTTTTGAGGAGGATCAATACGAAAAGGTCTATGGCCAGGCTGTTCCAGCCCTCGTTGAATCCCTGCGTCAGCGCCAAGGTCGCAGGCCGCTGCATGTCTCGTATCTGAGCAGTGCAGGGGTTTATGGGGATCAGTCAGGTGCCGTTTGCAATGAGCTGACGCCCTTGGATTGTTCCAACAGTGCCAACGCTCTTCTTGCCAGTGCCGAGACAGCTGTTCTCGCCTTGAACGATGCTTCAACCCAGGCCTGTGTTCTCCGGCTCGGTGGCATTTATGGTCCTGGGAAGGACATCCCGTCCTACATCCGCAGTGCTGCGGGCCAGTCGGTTCGTAAAAACGGCAATCACATCAATGCCTGGGTCCATCTGCAGGACATCATCCGGGGCGTTGACTTCGCTTTCGGGAAACGGCTTCAAGGGATTTACAACCTTGTGGATGATCTCCAGTTCACCCGTCGTCAGCTTTCCAATGCACTGTGTGACGACCAAGGCCTCCCCCCCGTGATTTGGGACAACCACGACCGCCCGGGCGCTCGCATCTTCAATGCCCGTGTCAGCAACGCACGTCTGCGTGAAATCGGTTTCCAGCCCAGCATTTCGTCCATGCTTGAGCCAGTGGCGGCCTGA
- a CDS encoding DCC1-like thiol-disulfide oxidoreductase family protein, whose translation MLLTLIYDGGCPFCRQFALRSELKAGIPNLRIIDGRADHSIRHELNALGLPLRDGAVLIEGEHRWHGSEAIAELSRRMKPSDPLLRLLSTLFCDGQRSALAYPALLAARRIALATRGLSADPDQGLHN comes from the coding sequence ATGCTGTTAACCCTCATCTACGACGGCGGATGCCCATTCTGTCGGCAATTCGCCTTACGCAGTGAACTCAAGGCTGGCATTCCAAACCTGCGAATTATTGACGGGCGCGCTGATCACAGCATCCGCCATGAGCTCAACGCCCTAGGGCTGCCTCTCAGGGACGGCGCCGTTCTGATCGAAGGTGAGCATCGTTGGCATGGAAGTGAAGCCATTGCGGAACTCAGCCGTCGCATGAAGCCCAGTGATCCTTTGCTGAGGTTGCTGTCAACGCTGTTCTGCGATGGGCAACGCTCAGCACTGGCCTACCCGGCCCTTTTGGCCGCCCGGCGCATCGCTCTGGCGACACGCGGGCTGAGCGCTGACCCGGATCAAGGGCTCCATAACTGA